CAGGGGGAAGAATGCTCCTGCAGCAGTACTGAGGGCTCACGGGACTTtacttcttcttcctctcctgggAACAGCGAGGGCAGAACCTGGTAGACAGGGAAGTAAAAAGCCGGCGTTTAGGGCATGACATGAACCCCCAACACAGAGTCCCAAAGGACCTTTTCCAAGGTCCCTGACAAAGccttaattaaaattttcctttttaagacGTCTTTAAGCATGTATGTACAGTACTCTCCCTTCTGCCACCCAGGACCTCCCCTTTCCAAAGGTCAGTGGGCCCCTCCAGGTTGCTTGTTCACTCACCATTTTCCTCTCGGTTTTGTCGTCAGACCCACACAGGCAAAATGAAACCATTCAATGGAACACTGTGGGGACAGAGAACAGTCCGTTAATgagcagttttcttttgaaatcattGCTTCTGGGGTACCAGTTTCCCAGTCTTTGATCACAAACTCCTAAATCCCTAGCAGCAACCAGGGAATGACAACTCACACCCAACCTATACCTTGTTAGCAAGGAGAACTTGCTTTTCTCCCTTGCTAAGTGTGGGGGCAAGAAGCTTGACATTTTAAGGAAAACCCTGAAGAGGCACTTGACAGGTCATGGCAAGCCACCCCTCTGCCCTTCCAAACCGCCTGAGGGAAGCCCTCTTCTTGTCCCTGCTTGCTGTATCAGGCCCCACCCAAGCAGGACAAGACTTTCTGTGCAAGACTCTCTCCACAACCTTCCACCCCAGTTCCATCAAGTGCGGGCTCTTACATCTGGGTTGTCGCAGCCAATCATCTCCCCATAGGAGACCTGGTGGCAGAGGCAGTAAGTAGGCTCATTGGGGTCCACGGGCATATCCAATACATCCGAAGGGTGCACATTTCCAAAGGTGACGGAAGGCATCCCATACTCTGTGCTACTGCAGataggaataaaagaaaatcagcaaaataaCTGTCTTCGAGTCCCTTCATGTCTCTCAAGGCAATGCCCTTGTTTGCCACTTCTCTTTTTTAAGCACATACATCCAACTCCACCAAAGTGACCTGCTTTCCCCTTCGTGCCACGCTTCCCTGAAAGAATTTAAAGGTCTCCTTCCTCCTGTTTCCCAAGAAGGGACAGGGGACACCACCTAGTCTGGGAGTGGGGATCAGATCCTTTGCCGGGGGAGTCTGGCTAGGCCTCCCTTGCTCTGACTTGTAGTGCTGCTTCTCATTCCTGCAATCCTCTTAAACACTTACGTGCGGACAAGCTTCAGTTTCTTTTGGGCAGTTTTTGGCGCTTCCTCATCAGAGTTCTTCCCTTTAGAGCGAGCACGGgcagctttcttctctttttgggCTCGGCCCTCTggtaagaagagaaaaaggtgtTGCATCTGCCACCCCATCAAAATAGGCACCTGACAGTAACAACCTCTCCAGCACTAAAATACACTCTTGCTTTGGAGTGCATATTGGCTTTGGGCCATGCACCCCATCTTAATTTTATCTAGCAGCCTTGAATATGCTCACACAAGAAGAGCCCAGGTCACCATCTTTTTACCTGTCCTTCAGATTCCAGCGTAACAGTCTTTGATCTGTACCACTCCAGTGCCTGCCTTCATCCCCACCACTTCCATAGTCACTTGGCTGCCTCCTGTATCAATCTGCAGCCCAGTGGTGGTACTCACTCTTCTTGCCCTTGCTGGAGGAACTGTCATAGTCACTCGACTCTATCTGCTTCTCCTTCAGGTCTGCTTCAAAGCGAGCGAGGTCTGTGTCCAGCCGCCGGATGTGCTTATCAACCTGCAAAGACGACAGCGACCAGGAAATACCACAGAACAGAGCCCAAGAGGGCAAAGAGGAGAGGGCACAGGGCTTGCGCTAATTGCTGAGAAGCAAGAGTAGGTAGGGCCTAAAAGAGAGATCAGGGCCTTCAGTACATCCTTTCACATACAATAAGCACCAGACACTTCCCTTCATACCATCTCGTAGGTCTGCATAGCCAGCTGAACCTTGTCGTCCCCAAACTCCTTGCATTTCCCATAGGCCTCCTGGATTTGCTTGAGAAGCCCcagtttttcctctgaagacAAAGTCCGTGCATTGCTGATATACTCCGTGGCCAACTTATCGATCTCTGACTTGAGGTCTGAAACAAGTTTACCGTTCAACACGTAAATACACATACACAACGCACACACTACAGTGCCCTGCGCTGAGAGAGACTGAAGGGTCAGAGCAGCTGGTGgcttcctcccctgccctgcgATCCCTGGGA
The Falco peregrinus isolate bFalPer1 chromosome 6, bFalPer1.pri, whole genome shotgun sequence genome window above contains:
- the ING4 gene encoding inhibitor of growth protein 4 isoform X1; amino-acid sequence: MMETADLDEESSAGIENLPFELQRNFQLMRDLDQRTEDLKSEIDKLATEYISNARTLSSEEKLGLLKQIQEAYGKCKEFGDDKVQLAMQTYEMVDKHIRRLDTDLARFEADLKEKQIESSDYDSSSSKGKKKGRAQKEKKAARARSKGKNSDEEAPKTAQKKLKLVRTSTEYGMPSVTFGNVHPSDVLDMPVDPNEPTYCLCHQVSYGEMIGCDNPDCSIEWFHFACVGLTTKPRGKWFCPRCSQERKKK
- the ING4 gene encoding inhibitor of growth protein 4 isoform X3, which encodes MRDLDQRTEDLKSEIDKLATEYISNARTLSSEEKLGLLKQIQEAYGKCKEFGDDKVQLAMQTYEMVDKHIRRLDTDLARFEADLKEKQIESSDYDSSSSKGKKKGRAQKEKKAARARSKGKNSDEEAPKTAQKKLKLVRTSTEYGMPSVTFGNVHPSDVLDMPVDPNEPTYCLCHQVSYGEMIGCDNPDCSIEWFHFACVGLTTKPRGKWFCPRCSQERKKK
- the ING4 gene encoding inhibitor of growth protein 4 isoform X2, whose amino-acid sequence is MAAGMYLEHYLDSIENLPFELQRNFQLMRDLDQRTEDLKSEIDKLATEYISNARTLSSEEKLGLLKQIQEAYGKCKEFGDDKVQLAMQTYEMVDKHIRRLDTDLARFEADLKEKQIESSDYDSSSSKGKKKGRAQKEKKAARARSKGKNSDEEAPKTAQKKLKLVRTSTEYGMPSVTFGNVHPSDVLDMPVDPNEPTYCLCHQVSYGEMIGCDNPDCSIEWFHFACVGLTTKPRGKWFCPRCSQERKKK